One Candidatus Niyogibacteria bacterium genomic region harbors:
- a CDS encoding RNA methyltransferase codes for MKILKVRNKNAMMELLRSGANFDKISIVNDLEQDNLTKEIITLAKSRGIRIVTAPIGKMAKRRSGQTREVLVGFLVPENIRTLGDLLDEIYKKNQDPFFLLVNRVDFESNIGVIARTAFASGVNGLIFQGDEDRFFNEETTHFSMGAIARIPLIKMNIFEALKELRKNGIKTFCVQTGGGAYYGENFLGPVAFVLGAEGEGLSEGVSSRCDKKISIPMRKGIDSLNVGVSAGIVLYEKVRQNGGAISNF; via the coding sequence ATGAAAATACTGAAAGTTAGAAATAAAAACGCGATGATGGAGCTTCTGCGAAGCGGCGCCAATTTTGATAAAATTTCAATAGTCAATGATCTGGAGCAGGATAATCTGACAAAAGAAATTATTACTCTCGCAAAGAGCAGGGGAATACGGATTGTGACGGCTCCCATCGGGAAAATGGCTAAAAGAAGAAGCGGGCAAACCAGAGAAGTTCTGGTCGGTTTTCTTGTGCCGGAAAATATCCGGACGCTCGGCGATCTTCTAGACGAGATTTACAAAAAGAACCAAGACCCCTTTTTTCTTCTTGTTAACAGGGTTGATTTTGAGAGCAATATCGGGGTGATTGCCCGAACGGCTTTCGCGTCCGGCGTGAACGGTTTGATTTTTCAGGGAGACGAGGACAGATTTTTTAACGAGGAAACGACTCATTTTTCCATGGGCGCGATCGCGAGAATTCCGCTTATTAAAATGAACATTTTTGAAGCTTTGAAAGAACTGCGGAAAAATGGCATTAAAACATTCTGCGTTCAAACAGGGGGCGGGGCGTATTACGGCGAAAATTTTTTGGGGCCGGTCGCGTTTGTGCTGGGAGCGGAAGGAGAGGGCTTATCGGAAGGAGTTTCAAGCAGATGCGATAAAAAAATATCCATTCCCATGCGTAAGGGCATTGATTCTCTTAATGTCGGAGTTAGCGCCGGAATCGTGCTTTATGAGAAAGTGCGTCAAAATGGGGGCGCCATCTCGAATTTTTAG
- a CDS encoding MFS transporter, with protein MSSTISRAIYILTSADILIVSAYSFIIPLFAIFVTDQIEGATITTVGFYTAIYWIVKSIVQIPIARYLDKKEGEVDEYHALILGYFIAAGVAFGYIFARNVWHIYLLEGILGIADALGVPSYLSIFSRHLDRARENMEWTLRSVGVGITAAGAGALAGILVKNFGFNSVFVLGGVLSLISASSLFLLKPYLKTRDGRSMVYQISKPPRKKTF; from the coding sequence ATGTCTTCAACGATCAGCCGCGCCATATATATTTTGACCTCGGCCGACATTCTGATTGTTTCGGCTTACAGTTTCATCATCCCGCTTTTCGCCATTTTCGTAACCGACCAGATTGAAGGCGCGACCATAACCACGGTTGGGTTTTACACCGCTATTTATTGGATTGTAAAGTCAATCGTTCAGATTCCGATTGCCCGATATTTGGACAAAAAAGAAGGGGAGGTTGATGAATATCACGCGCTGATACTCGGCTATTTTATCGCCGCCGGAGTCGCCTTCGGATATATTTTTGCCAGAAACGTTTGGCACATTTATCTTCTTGAAGGAATTTTGGGCATTGCCGATGCTCTCGGAGTGCCTTCGTATCTATCCATTTTTTCTCGGCACCTTGATCGCGCTCGCGAAAACATGGAATGGACCCTGCGCAGTGTCGGAGTCGGAATAACCGCGGCCGGAGCCGGGGCCCTTGCCGGAATTCTGGTTAAAAATTTTGGATTTAATTCGGTTTTTGTTCTCGGCGGCGTTTTGAGCTTGATTTCAGCATCTTCTCTTTTTCTTCTTAAACCATATTTAAAAACCAGAGACGGCAGGTCAATGGTTTATCAAATATCAAAGCCGCCTCGCAAGAAAACTTTTTAG
- the pyrH gene encoding UMP kinase produces MHDEEGEPLGELTRSIYTRAILKISGETLSGEGANGINASHVSFVAHEIKEAYELGVELAIVMGGGNLVRGEELAKTGIVRETADKMGMLLTVANALCLQDGLEKLGLPVRVAIAQQMPDFGEYYVSQKVRHHLRKREIVILAAGTGNPFVSTDTAAVLRACELRADVILKATKVEGVYSKDPQEQGAEFLRTLTSEQMLQWGLKIMDSTAASMVKDNRIPIVVFRIFDKGNLRKVLLGDPSVGSRVDYQSQI; encoded by the coding sequence ATGCATGACGAAGAAGGAGAGCCGTTAGGCGAATTGACCAGATCGATTTACACAAGAGCTATTTTGAAAATTTCCGGCGAGACATTAAGCGGGGAAGGCGCCAATGGAATTAACGCTTCTCACGTCTCTTTCGTTGCGCATGAAATCAAAGAGGCCTATGAACTTGGAGTGGAACTTGCCATAGTGATGGGTGGAGGCAACCTTGTTCGCGGCGAAGAGTTGGCCAAGACAGGCATTGTCCGCGAAACCGCGGATAAAATGGGAATGCTGCTTACGGTTGCCAATGCCCTTTGCCTTCAAGATGGATTGGAAAAGCTCGGTTTGCCTGTTCGCGTCGCTATTGCCCAGCAAATGCCAGATTTTGGCGAGTACTATGTTTCTCAAAAAGTAAGGCACCATCTTAGAAAAAGAGAAATAGTTATTTTGGCCGCCGGCACCGGCAACCCATTTGTTTCCACCGATACGGCTGCGGTGCTCCGCGCATGCGAGTTAAGAGCCGACGTTATTTTGAAAGCGACTAAAGTAGAAGGTGTTTATTCCAAAGACCCGCAGGAACAAGGAGCGGAATTTTTACGAACATTGACTTCGGAACAAATGCTTCAATGGGGCCTAAAGATAATGGATTCAACCGCCGCTTCAATGGTCAAGGACAACCGTATTCCCATTGTTGTTTTCAGGATTTTTGACAAGGGCAACCTCCGCAAGGTGCTTTTGGGCGATCCTTCAGTGGGGTCGCGAGTTGATTATCAATCACAAATATAA
- the gyrB gene encoding DNA topoisomerase (ATP-hydrolyzing) subunit B → MPKKSAKKISPKKEKNEGYTAKDIYVLEGLDPVRKRPGMYIGSTGVDGLHHLIWEVVDNSVDEAMAGFAKNISVTLLQGNKVRVVDDGRGIPVERHAQTKKSALETVMTTLHAGGKFGGESYKISGGLHGVGVSVVNALSKWLEARICRDGNLWVQEYVRGKPKSAVKKIGKCSGSGTAVTFDPDPEVFKEIKFDWPKVLNRMREQAYLTPGLKITVEDNRNEEEYNYLSHSFYFEGGIRSYVLHLNRGFTPQHQNIFYVSKDSEGILVEVALQFVDDLQSRESSFANNINTPDGGMHLTGFRTALTRILNDYARKNNFLKSDDENLTGDDVRDGLTAVLSVKIREPQFEGQTKAKLGNPEARSAVETVFGKAFSDFLEEHPSDARAIIEKVLLAMRARKAAKAAKDTVLRKGAFDGLTLPGKLADCQSRNAEESELFLVEGDSAGGSAKSARDRRTQAILPLRGKILNVERARLDKMLANQEVKSLVIALGAAVAEDLDVTRLRYHKIILMTDADVDGAHIRTLLLTLFYRYFKPVIEQGYLYIAQPPLYRIQKGREVNYIYSEEEKEKLLKNKGMEDSNIQRYKGLGEMNPDQLWETTMDPQIRTLKRVTIEDAEEANKTFDILMGSIVEPRKAFIQSQAKYVQNLDI, encoded by the coding sequence ATGCCCAAAAAAAGCGCCAAAAAAATCTCTCCTAAAAAGGAGAAGAATGAGGGATATACCGCCAAAGACATTTATGTTTTGGAGGGACTTGATCCTGTGCGCAAGCGCCCGGGAATGTATATTGGCTCTACGGGTGTAGACGGCCTGCACCATTTAATCTGGGAAGTGGTGGACAATTCCGTGGACGAAGCAATGGCGGGATTTGCCAAAAATATCTCTGTAACTCTTTTGCAGGGCAATAAAGTCAGGGTTGTGGACGACGGCCGCGGCATTCCGGTTGAACGCCACGCCCAAACCAAAAAATCGGCGCTGGAAACGGTGATGACCACGCTTCATGCCGGCGGAAAATTCGGCGGAGAGTCATATAAAATTTCAGGCGGTTTGCACGGCGTCGGCGTTTCGGTGGTGAACGCGCTTTCCAAATGGCTTGAAGCGCGCATTTGCCGCGACGGTAATTTGTGGGTTCAGGAGTATGTTCGGGGCAAACCGAAGTCGGCCGTTAAAAAAATCGGCAAATGTTCCGGTTCCGGCACGGCAGTAACTTTTGACCCCGATCCGGAAGTTTTTAAAGAAATAAAATTCGATTGGCCGAAGGTTTTAAACCGTATGCGCGAACAAGCGTATTTGACCCCGGGCCTGAAAATAACAGTTGAGGATAATAGAAACGAGGAAGAGTACAACTATCTTTCGCATTCTTTTTATTTTGAAGGGGGCATTCGTTCGTATGTTTTGCATCTTAATCGCGGTTTTACGCCCCAGCATCAGAATATTTTTTATGTTTCCAAAGACAGCGAAGGCATTTTGGTGGAAGTCGCTCTGCAGTTTGTTGATGATTTGCAATCGCGCGAGTCAAGTTTTGCCAATAATATCAATACGCCCGACGGTGGAATGCACTTGACCGGTTTCCGGACCGCTTTAACCCGAATCCTTAACGATTACGCCCGTAAAAACAATTTTCTTAAAAGCGATGATGAAAATCTTACCGGCGACGATGTTCGCGACGGCTTGACCGCGGTGCTTTCGGTAAAAATCCGCGAGCCGCAGTTTGAGGGGCAAACCAAAGCCAAACTCGGCAATCCGGAAGCCAGGAGCGCGGTTGAAACGGTTTTTGGCAAAGCGTTTTCCGATTTTTTGGAAGAACATCCGTCTGACGCCCGGGCTATTATTGAAAAAGTGCTTTTGGCCATGCGCGCCCGCAAAGCGGCTAAAGCGGCCAAAGACACGGTTTTACGAAAAGGGGCGTTTGACGGCCTGACTCTTCCGGGGAAGCTTGCCGATTGCCAGTCTAGAAACGCCGAGGAGTCCGAACTTTTTTTGGTGGAAGGCGATTCGGCCGGAGGAAGCGCGAAATCGGCACGGGACCGCAGGACGCAGGCAATTTTGCCGTTAAGGGGCAAAATTTTAAACGTTGAACGCGCTCGCCTTGATAAAATGCTTGCCAATCAGGAGGTTAAATCTTTGGTGATAGCTTTGGGCGCCGCGGTGGCAGAGGATCTGGATGTAACGCGCCTTCGTTACCACAAAATAATTTTAATGACCGATGCCGATGTTGACGGCGCGCACATCAGAACACTTCTTCTTACTCTTTTTTATCGCTATTTCAAACCCGTCATAGAACAGGGTTATCTCTATATAGCCCAGCCGCCCCTGTATCGTATTCAGAAAGGCCGCGAGGTTAACTATATTTATTCCGAAGAAGAAAAAGAAAAATTGTTGAAAAACAAAGGCATGGAAGATTCCAACATACAGCGTTATAAAGGCCTCGGCGAGATGAATCCCGATCAGCTTTGGGAAACCACGATGGATCCGCAAATAAGAACCCTTAAGCGCGTGACCATTGAGGATGCCGAGGAAGCAAACAAAACTTTTGACATATTGATGGGATCAATAGTTGAGCCGCGAAAAGCTTTTATTCAATCGCAGGCCAAGTACGTTCAGAATCTGGATATTTAA
- a CDS encoding succinylglutamate desuccinylase/aspartoacylase family protein, producing the protein MKDKNQRIKYGFKKILTGSDLSLRKLAIMEIDSGIAGPTVWITAAVHGDEVGGAAVIHEVVKSVRQKPLLKGALKAMPIMNPIGFEASTRNISVIEEDLNRSFPGDKNGRLSERMAETIFSTITSTKPQLVLDLHNDWNKSVPYLLIDPYPGKEFKTTHYIARRLAFTSGFLMIQEEDESDSFKTLSGSMIKAGIPALTLELGESYVVNEKNVRDGVSAIWRILSELEMVKPDPALELFFKPPKEFLNKALSYYDGPKSQTSGLVRYFTRPGEIIRTGETIAKIYNVFGKLQETAVAEKDGIVLGYPDTAVSFPGAPLAAFGVL; encoded by the coding sequence ATGAAAGATAAAAACCAGAGAATAAAATATGGCTTTAAAAAAATTCTGACCGGTTCAGATTTGTCATTAAGAAAACTGGCCATTATGGAGATTGACAGCGGCATTGCCGGACCCACTGTTTGGATTACCGCGGCGGTCCACGGAGATGAAGTCGGAGGCGCGGCAGTCATTCACGAAGTCGTAAAAAGTGTCCGCCAAAAGCCCCTGCTGAAAGGAGCGCTCAAAGCAATGCCTATAATGAACCCCATAGGATTTGAAGCATCTACGCGCAACATATCGGTCATAGAAGAAGACCTGAACCGCTCATTTCCCGGAGATAAAAACGGGCGCCTTTCGGAGCGCATGGCCGAAACAATTTTTTCCACTATCACTTCAACAAAGCCGCAGCTTGTGCTGGATTTGCACAATGACTGGAATAAATCAGTGCCATATCTGCTTATTGACCCCTACCCGGGCAAAGAATTTAAAACGACTCACTACATCGCCAGACGCCTTGCTTTTACCAGCGGTTTTTTGATGATCCAGGAAGAAGACGAATCAGATTCATTCAAAACTCTTTCGGGCAGCATGATTAAAGCGGGCATTCCGGCTTTAACCCTTGAGCTCGGCGAATCTTACGTGGTAAACGAAAAAAATGTCCGCGACGGAGTTTCGGCGATATGGCGGATACTATCCGAATTAGAAATGGTCAAGCCCGATCCAGCTCTTGAATTATTTTTCAAACCGCCGAAAGAATTTTTGAACAAAGCGCTGTCATATTATGACGGACCAAAAAGCCAGACCAGCGGATTAGTCAGATATTTCACCAGGCCCGGCGAAATTATCAGAACCGGAGAAACGATAGCTAAAATTTACAATGTATTCGGCAAACTCCAGGAAACGGCGGTCGCCGAAAAAGACGGCATAGTTTTGGGCTACCCGGATACCGCGGTTTCTTTTCCCGGAGCGCCGCTTGCCGCCTTCGGAGTTTTATAA
- the secE gene encoding preprotein translocase subunit SecE codes for MGFFARLIDYLKSTRLEVKNVNWPTRRETIRFTLLVIAVSAGIAAYLGFLDFIFINILEKFVL; via the coding sequence ATGGGTTTTTTCGCAAGACTTATTGATTATCTTAAATCCACGAGACTCGAGGTAAAAAATGTTAATTGGCCTACCCGTCGGGAGACCATTCGTTTCACTTTGCTGGTTATAGCCGTCTCAGCCGGAATTGCCGCCTATTTGGGTTTTTTGGATTTTATTTTTATAAATATTTTGGAAAAATTCGTGCTCTAG
- the nusG gene encoding transcription termination/antitermination factor NusG, producing the protein MAKQTGEYGRNWYAVHTYSGYEDAVARNLKQRVESLGYEDRIFNILVPKEKKIKIKGGKRRIEEEKIYPGYVLVEMIVTDDSWYVVRNTPRVTGFVGSGITPTPLSREEVDTLFQRMQAGEPKYMIDVAAGDTVRINDGPFKDYEGKVAEVDEARGKVKVLVSIFGRETPVELDFLQIKKL; encoded by the coding sequence ATGGCAAAACAAACTGGGGAATACGGCAGAAATTGGTACGCGGTGCACACTTATTCCGGCTACGAAGACGCCGTAGCTCGAAATCTCAAACAGCGCGTGGAATCGCTTGGCTATGAAGACAGAATTTTTAACATCCTTGTTCCCAAGGAAAAGAAAATAAAAATAAAAGGCGGAAAGAGGCGGATTGAAGAAGAAAAAATATACCCGGGATATGTTTTGGTTGAAATGATTGTCACCGATGATTCTTGGTATGTAGTTCGCAATACTCCACGCGTTACCGGTTTCGTTGGTTCAGGCATAACGCCCACTCCGCTTTCACGTGAAGAAGTTGACACTCTTTTTCAGCGAATGCAGGCCGGCGAGCCTAAATATATGATTGATGTCGCGGCCGGCGATACCGTAAGAATCAATGACGGGCCGTTTAAAGATTACGAGGGCAAGGTGGCGGAAGTTGACGAAGCCAGAGGCAAGGTAAAGGTTCTGGTTTCTATTTTCGGACGCGAGACGCCGGTGGAGCTGGACTTTCTTCAAATAAAAAAACTATAA
- the rplK gene encoding 50S ribosomal protein L11, protein MAKPIKTIIKLQIPAGKATPAPPVGPALGQHGVNIGEFVSKFNEATREKGDSIIPVEITVYEDRSYDFKLKTPPASDLLRKAAGIEKGAANPLTGKVGKATKAQIREIAEQKMEDLNANDIEGAIKIVEGTARSMGIEIKD, encoded by the coding sequence ATGGCAAAACCAATTAAAACAATAATTAAATTACAGATACCCGCTGGCAAAGCTACGCCGGCGCCTCCGGTTGGGCCTGCTTTGGGACAGCATGGCGTAAATATCGGCGAATTTGTAAGTAAATTCAATGAAGCGACTCGCGAAAAAGGCGACAGTATTATTCCGGTTGAAATTACGGTGTATGAAGACCGCAGTTATGATTTTAAATTAAAAACTCCGCCGGCTTCGGATTTGCTTAGAAAAGCGGCGGGCATTGAAAAAGGCGCGGCCAATCCTTTAACCGGAAAAGTAGGTAAGGCGACTAAAGCCCAAATCAGGGAAATCGCCGAGCAAAAGATGGAGGATTTAAATGCCAATGACATTGAAGGCGCTATTAAAATTGTGGAGGGCACTGCCCGCTCAATGGGCATTGAAATAAAGGATTAA
- the tmk gene encoding dTMP kinase — translation MRGIFIVFEGGDFCGKTTQSKRFYEDLKARGLDVIWTKEPGGTPEGVEIRQKLLHGNITPEEEIDLFCEDRRIHYEKVIRPALERGAIVICDRNEYSTIAYQGAGRGYDITEIKRKSGEARGGIEPDLVILADCDPEILQDRAKKRGEMLTRFEKLGMDFHHRVRISFLEQAEEKPEKWRVLDASRSIDEIYEDVKRHTGPLLSKTK, via the coding sequence ATGCGCGGAATTTTTATCGTTTTTGAAGGCGGGGATTTTTGCGGAAAAACCACTCAGTCCAAACGGTTTTACGAGGATTTGAAAGCGCGCGGACTTGATGTCATCTGGACCAAAGAGCCCGGCGGGACGCCTGAAGGCGTTGAAATCAGGCAAAAACTTTTGCATGGCAACATAACTCCCGAAGAAGAAATCGACCTTTTTTGCGAAGACAGAAGAATTCACTACGAAAAAGTAATAAGACCGGCTCTTGAAAGGGGTGCCATAGTCATTTGCGACAGGAACGAATATTCAACAATCGCTTATCAAGGCGCGGGCCGTGGCTATGATATCACCGAGATAAAGCGTAAAAGTGGCGAAGCCCGGGGCGGGATTGAGCCGGATTTGGTAATTCTAGCTGATTGCGACCCGGAAATTTTGCAAGACAGGGCAAAAAAGCGGGGCGAGATGCTGACCCGCTTTGAAAAGTTGGGAATGGATTTTCATCACAGAGTTCGCATCTCCTTTTTGGAGCAGGCCGAAGAAAAACCGGAGAAATGGCGTGTTTTAGACGCGTCTCGAAGCATTGATGAGATATACGAAGATGTAAAAAGGCATACGGGGCCCCTCTTGTCAAAAACCAAATAA
- a CDS encoding thymidylate synthase, translating into MKAYLNALKYVMENGVDKPNRTGIDTRAVFALPLRFKMSDGFPAMTTKKLAFKSVASELLWFIEGSSDERRLAEILHGTRIPEKTTIWTANAEASFWKPKARFVGDLGRVYGVQWRSWKTPDGAEIDQLKNIIERIKKDPYDRRLVVSAWNPAEIDQMALPPCHMLFQFFVAKGKLSLAMTQRSCDMFLGVPFNIASYALLLNMVAQATDLEPDEVILTLNDAHIYHNHFDQVREQLSREPYPLPKLWLNPEIKDIDKFTMDGIKLIDYQHHPPIKAEMAV; encoded by the coding sequence ATGAAAGCGTATCTTAATGCTCTTAAATATGTGATGGAAAACGGCGTGGACAAGCCGAATCGCACAGGTATAGACACACGGGCGGTTTTTGCTTTGCCGTTAAGATTCAAAATGTCAGACGGCTTTCCGGCGATGACCACAAAGAAACTCGCGTTCAAAAGTGTGGCAAGCGAGCTTTTATGGTTTATTGAGGGCTCAAGCGATGAGAGGCGGCTTGCCGAGATTCTTCACGGGACGAGAATTCCCGAAAAAACGACAATATGGACGGCAAACGCCGAGGCGTCTTTTTGGAAGCCAAAAGCCAGATTTGTGGGCGACCTCGGCAGAGTGTACGGCGTGCAATGGCGGTCGTGGAAAACTCCGGACGGCGCTGAAATTGACCAGTTAAAAAATATCATAGAACGAATAAAAAAAGACCCCTATGACCGTCGTCTCGTTGTTTCGGCCTGGAATCCGGCCGAGATTGACCAGATGGCTCTGCCCCCCTGCCACATGCTTTTTCAGTTTTTTGTGGCCAAAGGCAAATTATCTTTGGCCATGACCCAACGCTCATGCGATATGTTTTTGGGCGTGCCGTTTAACATCGCTTCATACGCCTTGCTTTTGAATATGGTTGCTCAAGCGACAGATTTAGAGCCGGACGAAGTCATACTGACGCTGAACGACGCTCATATTTACCATAATCATTTTGATCAGGTGCGCGAACAACTTTCTCGAGAACCTTACCCGTTGCCGAAACTCTGGTTGAATCCTGAAATAAAAGATATTGATAAATTCACGATGGACGGCATCAAGCTTATTGATTATCAGCATCATCCGCCGATTAAAGCCGAAATGGCCGTGTGA
- the folA gene encoding type 3 dihydrofolate reductase: MKISLIAAVSKNGVIGKTNSLPWHLPADLKRFKEVTMGKPIIMGRKTYASIGRPLPGRKNIILTSDENFTAEGCVIVHSKEDALKEVGDVEEAMVIGGGMTYEQFLPVASRIYLTEVDAGIEGDIYFPKFDRNEWREVFRERHEPDQKNQYSYSFVILEKV, from the coding sequence ATGAAAATTTCTCTTATTGCGGCAGTTTCTAAAAATGGCGTTATCGGGAAGACCAACTCTTTGCCGTGGCATTTGCCGGCGGATCTCAAAAGGTTTAAAGAGGTTACGATGGGCAAGCCCATTATTATGGGCCGAAAAACTTACGCATCAATCGGTCGTCCGCTTCCGGGAAGAAAAAATATTATTCTTACTTCTGATGAAAATTTTACGGCCGAGGGGTGTGTTATCGTCCATTCCAAGGAGGATGCGCTGAAAGAGGTTGGGGATGTCGAAGAGGCGATGGTTATCGGCGGAGGGATGACTTATGAACAATTTTTGCCCGTTGCTTCGAGGATTTACCTGACGGAGGTTGATGCCGGCATTGAGGGCGATATTTATTTTCCGAAATTTGACCGAAACGAGTGGCGTGAAGTTTTTCGCGAGCGCCACGAACCAGACCAAAAAAATCAATATTCCTACTCGTTTGTAATTTTGGAGAAAGTTTAA
- a CDS encoding NUDIX hydrolase, with translation MAKIRDNTSVGEIIRDGEKIVVIERANYPESFALPAGHVDGDPNFISAVTRELEEEVGLRVDKNNIVFEEDIDNPCKREGGTHHLWKVYEALNWSGELRAGSDAKKAVWFSKDDLQKIAARTEYFMKKYGISYDKVGKLTVAIFGKNPAEKATDQEWKQEMGLEPVWYYILKKLGLI, from the coding sequence ATGGCAAAAATCCGCGACAATACTTCGGTCGGAGAGATAATCCGCGATGGAGAGAAAATTGTCGTAATTGAACGGGCGAATTATCCCGAATCATTTGCTCTGCCAGCCGGGCATGTGGACGGCGATCCGAATTTCATAAGTGCGGTGACAAGAGAGTTGGAGGAAGAAGTGGGATTAAGGGTTGATAAGAACAATATTGTTTTTGAGGAAGATATAGATAATCCTTGCAAGCGCGAAGGCGGAACGCATCATTTATGGAAAGTGTATGAAGCGTTGAATTGGTCGGGAGAGTTAAGGGCCGGAAGCGACGCCAAAAAAGCCGTTTGGTTTTCAAAAGACGACTTGCAAAAGATAGCCGCGCGGACGGAATACTTTATGAAGAAGTACGGCATATCTTATGATAAGGTTGGCAAACTTACTGTCGCAATTTTCGGCAAAAACCCGGCTGAAAAAGCTACCGATCAAGAATGGAAGCAGGAAATGGGTCTTGAGCCGGTTTGGTACTATATTTTGAAAAAACTCGGCCTAATTTAA
- a CDS encoding ABC transporter ATP-binding protein: protein MVKADSKKRGAGQIFKELAPIMKRIFAPHRKTLLAVAVFSLIVAGADAMVPFLAGRFFDGLIAVAAGAGSFEAVFIILSFWLVLHVFSDILSWRIDRNQGILGAELEAEYISESYSRLIEKPLEFHKKTKGGELQNRIYNARNLIDVIAEVLISFLPMFLSIVAAVALSFFIHSGIALIMLFAISIYLLILRFIAPKLTPLQTKMNRAYNIAYGDSSDVLSNIKEVKQFTTEKHESRQIFKKFFLGAAKSWIVIHRLWAGLSFSQRALVTATQLTIFIYSVFLISHGNLTPGELVTLNAYAAMLFGPFVRLGNNWQRISNGAVAMIEAEKVFSAPPEIYVPARAVIVSNIKGEVVFENVSFGYKGGREVLKEVSFSAESGQKVALVGESGVGKTTIIDLLMAFYFPKKGRVLVDGHDVRRFDLRTYRGFLGVVPQEVTLFNDTVFNNIRYGSFDKSEEEVKKAAKIAYASEFIENFPKKYKQVVGWRGVKLSAGQKQRIAIARAVLRDPKILILDEPTSALDAKSENFIQESLRELMKGRTTFIIAHRLSTVREADKIIVLDKGRVMEQGRHEELLKIESGVYKRLYDLQFKGR from the coding sequence ATGGTAAAAGCTGACTCAAAAAAACGGGGCGCTGGGCAGATTTTCAAAGAGCTTGCGCCTATAATGAAACGTATTTTTGCGCCTCACAGAAAAACGCTACTCGCGGTTGCAGTTTTTTCTTTGATCGTCGCGGGGGCTGATGCCATGGTGCCTTTTCTTGCCGGACGTTTTTTTGACGGTTTAATCGCTGTCGCGGCCGGCGCCGGCTCATTTGAAGCGGTTTTTATAATTCTTTCTTTTTGGCTGGTTTTGCATGTTTTTTCGGATATTCTCTCTTGGAGAATTGACCGTAATCAGGGTATTTTGGGAGCTGAATTGGAGGCCGAATATATTTCCGAATCTTACTCGCGTCTTATTGAAAAACCGCTTGAGTTTCATAAAAAAACCAAAGGTGGGGAATTGCAGAATAGAATCTATAACGCAAGAAATTTAATTGACGTCATCGCCGAGGTCTTAATAAGCTTCTTGCCTATGTTTTTGAGCATTGTGGCGGCGGTCGCGCTTTCGTTTTTTATTCACTCGGGTATTGCCTTAATAATGCTTTTTGCGATTTCGATTTATCTTTTAATTTTAAGATTTATTGCCCCAAAACTTACTCCGCTCCAAACAAAAATGAATCGTGCTTACAACATCGCTTACGGGGATTCGAGCGACGTCTTGTCCAACATCAAAGAGGTTAAACAATTTACGACTGAAAAGCACGAATCAAGGCAAATTTTTAAAAAATTCTTTTTGGGCGCTGCCAAAAGCTGGATTGTAATTCACCGGCTGTGGGCCGGTTTGAGTTTTTCCCAGCGCGCGCTGGTAACCGCGACCCAGCTTACTATTTTTATTTACTCCGTTTTTTTAATTTCTCATGGCAATCTTACTCCTGGAGAATTGGTAACTCTCAACGCCTACGCAGCAATGCTTTTCGGGCCTTTTGTGCGTCTTGGAAACAACTGGCAGAGAATTTCAAATGGCGCGGTGGCCATGATTGAAGCCGAAAAGGTTTTTAGCGCTCCGCCCGAAATTTATGTTCCCGCGCGGGCGGTTATTGTGAGCAACATAAAGGGCGAGGTCGTTTTTGAAAATGTTTCATTCGGCTATAAGGGCGGGCGCGAAGTTTTGAAAGAAGTTTCTTTTTCTGCTGAATCAGGCCAAAAAGTCGCGCTTGTGGGTGAGTCGGGAGTCGGCAAGACGACGATCATTGATTTATTGATGGCGTTTTACTTTCCCAAAAAGGGTCGGGTTTTGGTTGACGGACACGATGTCCGTCGATTTGACTTGAGAACTTATCGCGGATTTTTGGGAGTTGTGCCGCAGGAAGTAACTCTTTTTAATGACACGGTTTTTAACAACATTCGTTACGGAAGTTTTGATAAATCGGAAGAAGAGGTCAAGAAAGCCGCCAAAATCGCTTATGCTTCGGAGTTCATAGAAAATTTTCCTAAAAAATACAAGCAGGTTGTTGGGTGGCGCGGGGTAAAACTTTCGGCGGGACAGAAGCAAAGAATCGCGATTGCCCGCGCGGTTCTTCGCGACCCAAAAATTTTGATTTTAGACGAGCCGACATCGGCTCTGGATGCCAAGTCGGAAAACTTCATTCAGGAGTCGCTTCGCGAATTGATGAAAGGCAGAACGACTTTTATTATCGCTCATCGTTTAAGCACAGTTCGCGAAGCCGACAAAATTATCGTTCTTGACAAGGGCCGTGTTATGGAGCAGGGCAGGCACGAGGAACTTCTCAAAATTGAAAGCGGGGTGTATAAAAGGTTATATGATTTACAGTTTAAGGGAAGATAG